A genome region from Arthrobacter agilis includes the following:
- the mmsB gene encoding multiple monosaccharide ABC transporter permease, which yields MTTTTPEQATAPVPPRPDLVKKKRRRVDMRQYGILAALAVIILLFQVLTGGRLLYPGNVSNLIQQNAYVLILAIGMVIVIIAGHIDLSVGSIVATVGAVAALSMNSWGLPWGAAVALSLLVGALIGAWQGFWVAFVGIPAFIVTLAGMLVFRGVALVLLTGGTISGLPRAFNSIGSGTLPSTGTPDLITLGIGALASLALVVQQLKGRADLRRLNLPRERTLSFVLKIAIAVVAIMYLCYLLAYNRGTPIILVILATLVLLYSFLLSRTVFGRHVYAMGGNLYAAMMSGVKTKWVNFFIFVNMGFLAGLAGVVSTARAGSAVASAGGSFELDAIAAVFIGGAAVQGGVGTVVGAVIGGLVMGVLNQGLSILSVDAAWQQVIKGLVLLLAVAFDVYSKRRTGR from the coding sequence ATGACCACCACCACGCCCGAGCAGGCCACTGCTCCCGTCCCGCCCCGGCCCGACCTCGTGAAGAAGAAGCGACGCCGGGTCGACATGCGCCAGTACGGCATCCTCGCCGCCCTCGCCGTCATCATCCTCCTGTTCCAGGTCCTCACCGGCGGCCGCCTCCTGTACCCGGGCAACGTCAGCAACCTGATCCAGCAGAACGCCTACGTGCTGATCCTCGCGATCGGCATGGTGATCGTCATCATCGCCGGGCACATCGACCTGTCGGTGGGGTCGATCGTCGCCACGGTCGGGGCCGTGGCCGCACTCTCGATGAACAGCTGGGGCCTGCCGTGGGGTGCCGCCGTCGCCCTGTCGCTCCTCGTGGGTGCTCTGATCGGCGCGTGGCAGGGCTTCTGGGTCGCCTTCGTGGGCATACCGGCCTTCATCGTGACGCTGGCGGGCATGCTCGTGTTCCGCGGCGTGGCCCTGGTGCTGCTGACCGGTGGAACCATCAGCGGACTGCCGCGGGCCTTCAACTCCATCGGGTCCGGCACGCTCCCCTCCACCGGCACACCGGACCTCATCACGCTCGGCATCGGTGCCCTGGCCTCGCTGGCCCTGGTGGTCCAGCAGCTCAAGGGACGCGCGGATCTGCGCCGCCTCAACCTGCCCCGCGAGCGGACCCTGTCCTTCGTCCTCAAGATCGCCATCGCCGTCGTCGCGATCATGTACCTGTGCTACCTGCTCGCATACAACCGGGGCACACCGATCATCCTCGTCATCCTCGCGACGCTCGTGCTGCTCTATTCGTTCCTGCTCTCGCGCACCGTCTTCGGGCGGCACGTGTACGCGATGGGTGGAAACCTCTACGCGGCCATGATGTCCGGCGTGAAGACGAAGTGGGTCAACTTCTTCATCTTCGTGAACATGGGCTTCCTCGCAGGCCTCGCCGGCGTGGTCAGCACGGCCCGTGCCGGCAGTGCTGTGGCGTCCGCGGGCGGAAGCTTCGAACTCGACGCGATCGCGGCCGTCTTCATCGGCGGAGCCGCCGTGCAGGGTGGCGTCGGGACGGTGGTCGGTGCGGTCATCGGTGGCCTCGTCATGGGCGTCCTCAACCAGGGGCTGTCGATCCTCTCGGTCGACGCCGCATGGCAACAGGTCATCAAGGGCCTGGTGCTCCTGCTCGCCGTGGCCTTCGACGTCTACAGCAAGCGCCGCACCGGCCGCTGA